One Vicinamibacteria bacterium DNA window includes the following coding sequences:
- a CDS encoding MaoC family dehydratase, with amino-acid sequence MAVKPGWTGRLYEDFEIGDVYEHPLGRTVLPVDNSWFTLLTQNTNPIHFDHHYASQTEFGKPLVDSTFTLALVTGQSVTDLSQNVLANLGWDEVRLPNPVFEGDTIYSRSEVLSKRESKSRPNVGIVRVKTTGYNQDGKTVIEFERTFMVYRRGHSPRTRR; translated from the coding sequence ATGGCGGTCAAGCCAGGCTGGACGGGGCGGCTGTACGAGGACTTCGAGATCGGCGATGTCTACGAGCACCCGCTCGGGCGGACGGTGCTTCCCGTCGACAATAGCTGGTTCACGCTCCTGACTCAGAATACGAACCCCATTCATTTCGACCATCACTATGCCTCTCAAACCGAGTTCGGAAAGCCGCTCGTGGATTCGACGTTCACGCTGGCGCTGGTGACGGGGCAATCCGTCACCGATCTCTCACAGAACGTGTTGGCCAATCTCGGATGGGACGAAGTTCGGCTCCCTAATCCGGTGTTCGAGGGCGACACCATCTATTCCAGGAGCGAGGTGCTGTCGAAGCGGGAGTCGAAGTCACGCCCCAACGTGGGAATCGTGCGGGTCAAGACCACCGGATACAATCAGGATGGCAAGACGGTCATCGAGTTCGAGCGCACGTTCATGGTGTACAGGCGCGGCCACTCTCCCCGCACGAGACGTTAG
- a CDS encoding CaiB/BaiF CoA-transferase family protein — translation MLPLEDILVVSVEQAVAGPLATRHLADLGARVIKIERPGTGDFARHYDDAVHGLSSHFVWLNRSKESLGVDLKSEEGKRILEKLVARSDIFLENLGPDAIERLGFSAKHLRMQHPRLITCEISGYGSSGPFRHRKAYDLLIQAESGLLSITGTEASPARVGISVADIAAGIYAYSGILTALLKRQKTDEGSHVEVSLLEALGEWMGYPVYYSGYRGMELRRAGTHHATIAPYGDVPTDDGLVFIGIQNDAEWRRFCDKVLGQPELEGDTRFATNRSRVEHRERLLEIIGGVFSSMTTAEALERLAEADIAHAQVNSVLDFIAHPQLAARNRWRDIDSPVGKLSALLPPAAIEGVEPRMGRVPDLGEHSGPILSELGYDDAAIGRLREEGII, via the coding sequence ATGCTGCCGCTCGAAGACATACTGGTCGTTTCCGTCGAGCAGGCGGTTGCCGGGCCGCTCGCCACGCGCCATCTCGCCGATCTGGGCGCTCGGGTGATCAAGATCGAGCGTCCGGGGACGGGCGACTTCGCGCGACACTACGACGACGCGGTGCACGGTCTCTCGAGCCATTTTGTGTGGCTGAATCGCTCCAAGGAATCGCTCGGCGTCGACCTCAAGAGCGAGGAGGGCAAGCGGATCCTGGAGAAGCTCGTCGCCCGATCGGACATCTTCCTCGAGAACCTCGGACCGGACGCCATCGAGCGACTGGGATTCTCCGCCAAGCACCTGCGGATGCAGCATCCGCGGCTGATCACCTGTGAGATCTCCGGTTACGGCTCTTCGGGTCCCTTTCGGCATCGCAAGGCCTACGATCTCCTCATTCAGGCGGAATCGGGACTCCTTTCCATCACCGGGACAGAAGCCTCACCGGCCCGGGTCGGGATTTCCGTGGCGGACATCGCCGCCGGCATCTACGCTTACTCCGGCATTTTGACCGCGCTCTTGAAGCGCCAGAAGACCGATGAGGGGAGTCACGTCGAGGTCTCGCTTCTCGAAGCCCTGGGCGAATGGATGGGCTACCCGGTGTACTATTCCGGCTACCGCGGGATGGAGCTTCGCCGCGCCGGAACCCATCACGCGACGATCGCCCCTTACGGCGACGTCCCTACCGACGACGGTCTCGTGTTCATCGGAATCCAGAATGACGCGGAGTGGAGGCGCTTCTGCGACAAGGTGCTCGGTCAGCCCGAGCTCGAAGGCGACACGCGGTTCGCGACGAATCGCTCGCGGGTGGAGCATCGGGAGCGTCTTCTCGAGATCATCGGAGGGGTGTTTTCCTCGATGACCACGGCCGAGGCCTTGGAGCGTCTCGCCGAAGCTGACATCGCCCATGCCCAGGTCAACTCCGTCCTGGACTTCATCGCCCACCCTCAGCTTGCGGCCCGCAATCGATGGCGCGACATCGACTCGCCCGTAGGTAAGTTATCGGCCTTGCTGCCCCCGGCCGCGATCGAGGGCGTGGAGCCGAGGATGGGTCGCGTACCCGACCTGGGCGAGCACAGCGGCCCGATCCTTTCCGAGCTGGGCTACGACGATGCGGCCATCGGGAGACTCCGGGAGGAAGGGATCATATAG